A window of Mustelus asterias chromosome 15, sMusAst1.hap1.1, whole genome shotgun sequence contains these coding sequences:
- the htr1e gene encoding 5-hydroxytryptamine receptor 1E codes for MNFTNCSFNSCPGQTKTFTERTVIALVLALITIMATLLNSAVIAAICITKKLHQPANYLICSLALTDLLVAILVMPVSIMYITSETWLLGYIVCETWLSLDMTFCTCSILHLCVIALDRYWAITDAIEYTRKRTAKRAAVMILAVWGISVFISMPPLFWRSHNVNSTGEKCIIQHDHMIYTIYSTFGAFYVPLTLILILYYRIYHAAKNLYQKRGSSRHFSGRSSDSQISTYMSYKLTNTFCVSDLPSSEPALKFQNDHVTVRNPPLENGLGGTCERQQISSSRERKAARILGLILGAFIICWLPFFIKELLVGLHLWTASPLVGDCLTWLGYVNSLINPLLYTSFNEDFKLTFRKLIRCRKNS; via the coding sequence ATGAACTTCACGAACTGCTCATTCAATTCGTGTCCAGGACAAACAAAAACATTCACTGAAAGGACTGTCATTGCTTTGGTCCTGGCCTTGATTACAATTATGGCCACTTTGTTGAACTCAGCTGTCATAGCTGCTATCTGTATCACAAAGAAACTGCACCAACCTGCAAACTATCTCATATGTTCCCTAGCTCTGACGGACCTCCTTGTTGCCATTTTAGTCATGCCTGTCAGCATTATGTACATTACTAGCGAGACCTGGCTTCTGGGatatattgtgtgtgagacaTGGCTGAGCTTGGACATGAcattctgcacatgctcaatcCTCCATTTGTGTGTGATTGCCCTGGACAGATATTGGGCCATCACCGATGCCATAGAATATACTAGAAAAAGAACTGCAAAGCGTGCAGCAGTCATGATCCTGGCTGTATGGGGCATTTCTGTTTTCATATCCATGCCTCCCCTATTTTGGAGGAGTCACAATGTTAACAGTACAGGCGAGAAATGCATTATACAGCACGACCACATGATCTATACCATTTACTCAACATTTGGAGCCTTCTATGTTCCATTAACTTTAATTCTTATTCTTTACTACCGCATCTACCATGCAGCCAAGAACCTTTACCAGAAGCGCGGCTCAAGCCGCCACTTCAGTGGTCGCAGTAGCGACAGCCAAATCTCCACCTACATGAGCTATAAGCTGACAAACACCTTCTGTGTGTCCGATCTACCCAGCTCTGAGCCCGCACTGAAGTTTCAAAATGATCATGTGACAGTCAGGAACCCACCACTCGAAAATGGGCTGGGGGGCACATGTGAGCGCCAGCAGATCTCCAGCTCCAGGGAGCGGAAAGCAGCTCGCATCCTGGGACTCATACTCGGGGCTTTCATTATCTGCTGGCTGCCCTTTTTCATCAAGGAGCTCCTTGTGGGTCTTCACCTTTGGACTGCTTCTCCCCTGGTTGGTGATTGTCTAACATGGCTGGGTTATGTCAATTCTTTAATTAACCCTCTCTTGTATACAAGTTTCAATGAAGATTTCAAGTTAACCTTCCGAAAGCTGATAAGATGCAGGAAGAATAGCTAA